The Tissierellales bacterium region AGGAAGGGGCAGAAAAAGCCCAAGAACTTGGAAACATTATTGATTATAATGCAGAGCTTATGGACAAATTGAATGAATCATCAGAGGCTGTAGAGGTATTGATAAATGAGGGCTTAAATATAATATCAGAATTGAATAAGATTACAGTTGAGAGCGGAAGCGTAACGTCTAATATTCACAGTGAAATTATGAGAACAAATGAAAGTTCTGAAAAGATTGGAGAGGCAAGTAATGTCATAGCATCTATTTCAGAGCAAACTAATTTACTTGCATTAAATGCAGCTATAGAGGCTGCTAGAGCAGGTGAAGCTGGTAAGGGATTTGCAGTAGTTGCAGAGGAAATCAGAAAACTTGCAGAGCAAACTACAAAGTCAGCTGAGGAAATAAACAATGTGATATTAGAATTACAGCAAAATTCTCACACAGCAGTTCAAATGGTAGAGAGAGTATCAGAGGTAAATGGTGAGCAATCAGATAAAGTATCTGTAACGGAAGACAAATATAAAGAGATTGCAGAATCGATACAAGATTCAATCAAGGCTATAGAAAATC contains the following coding sequences:
- a CDS encoding methyl-accepting chemotaxis protein, producing the protein ISKSAQQLAASSEELTATSQQSASASNEIATTVEDIAKGATDQAQYTEEGAEKAQELGNIIDYNAELMDKLNESSEAVEVLINEGLNIISELNKITVESGSVTSNIHSEIMRTNESSEKIGEASNVIASISEQTNLLALNAAIEAARAGEAGKGFAVVAEEIRKLAEQTTKSAEEINNVILELQQNSHTAVQMVERVSEVNGEQSDKVSVTEDKYKEIAESIQDSIKAIENLAKSEKDVERTKNEILDLIQGLSAIAEENAAGTQQAAASSEEQTASMHEVANASEDLAELAMNLQNDITKFKI